The genomic stretch TAAGTCGGATTAGCTAGTTGGTGGGGTAAAGGCCTACCAAGGCGACGATCTGTAGCGGGTCTGAGAGGATGATCCGCCACACTGGGACTGAGACACGGCCCAGACTCCTACGGGAGGCAGCAGTGGGGAATATTGGACAATGGGGGGAACCCTGATCCAGCCATGCCGCGTGTGTGAAGAAGGCCTTTTGGTTGTAAAGCACTTTAAGCGAGGAGGAGGCTACCGAGATTAATACTCTTGGATAGTGGACGTTACTCGCAGAATAAGCACCGGCTAACTCTGTGCCAGCAGCCGCGGTAATACAGAGGGTGCAAGCGTTAATCGGATTTACTGGGCGTAAAGCGCGCGTAGGTGGCCAATTAAGTCAAATGTGAAATCCCCGAGCTTAACTTGGGAATTGCATTCGATACTGGTTGGCTAGAGTATGGGAGAGGATGGTAGAATTCCAGGTGTAGCGGTGAAATGCGTAGAGATCTGGAGGAATACCGATGGCGAAGGCAGCCATCTGGCCTAATACTGACACTGAGGTGCGAAAGCATGGGGAGCAAACAGGATTAGATACCCTGGTAGTCCATGCCGTAAACGATGTCTACTAGCCGTTGGGGCCTTTGAGGCTTTAGTGGCGCAGCTAACGCGATAAGTAGACCGCCTGGGGAGTACGGTCGCAAGACTAAAACTCAAATGAATTGACGGGGGCCCGCACAAGCGGTGGAGCATGTGGTTTAATTCGATGCAACGCGAAGAACCTTACCTGGTCTTGACATAGTAAGAACTTTCCAGAGATGGATTGGTGCCTTCGGGAACTTACATACAGGTGCTGCATGGCTGTCGTCAGCTCGTGTCGTGAGATGTTGGGTTAAGTCCCGCAACGAGCGCAACCCTTTTCCTTATTTGCCAGCGGGTTAAGCCGGGAACTTTAAGGATACTGCCAGTGACAAACTGGAGGAAGGCGGGGACGACGTCAAGTCATCATGGCCCTTACGACCAGGGCTACACACGTGCTACAATGGTCGGTACAAAGGGTTGCTACCACGCGAGTGGATGCTAATCTCAAAAAGCCGATCGTAGTCCGGATTGGAGTCTGCAACTCGACTCCATGAAGTCGGAATCGCTAGTAATCGCGGATCAGAATGCCGCGGTGAATACGTTCCCGGGCCTTGTACACACCGCCCGTCACACCATGGGAGTTTGTTGCACCAGAAGTAGGTAGTCTAACCTTAGGGGGGACGCTTACCACGGTGTGGCAGATGACTGGGGTGAAGTCGTAACAAGGTAGCCGTAGGGGAACCTGCGGCTGGATCACCTCCTTAACGAAAGATTGACGATTGGTAAGAATCCACAACAAGTTGTTCTTCATACGATGTATCTGAGGGTCTGTAGCTCAGTTGGTTAGAGCACACGCTTGATAAGCGTGGGGTCACAAGTTCAAGTCTTGTCAGACCCACCACTACTGACGAAGTACGGAAAATCAGAAACATTGACTTATTGATAAGCTGGGGACTTAGCTTAGTTGGTAGAGCGCCTGCTTTGCACGCAGGAGGTCAGGAGTTCGACTCTCCTAGTCTCCACCATACATTCCTACGGAATGTATAAAGACAAAAGCTAATAAATAGACAATCAGTTGATTGTTAGTTTAGTCCTTAAGCGATCAAGTGTTTAGATCCTAGAGATTAGCAAGTACAAGCGTTATGATACGCGCACTTGATAATCTCTGTGATTTATCACAGTTTCCTGACCTGACGAAGGCTGGAAAAATCATTAACAGAATATATTTGAGTTGAAATAATTTGTTCAAACTCGTTTCAAGTAGGCAACTACAAGAAATGAGTTCTAGCGAAATTAACTGAATCAAGCGTTTTGGTATATGAATCTAATTGAAGCTGTACAGTAGTTAAATCTACGAAACGCCAACTGTATGAGAGTGTTGAAAGACACGATCTGTTGCTTATCCTACTTGTAAGGATAAACGACTGTTTGGGGTTGTATAGTCAAGTAATTAAGTGCATGTGGTGGATGCCTTGGCAGTCAGAGGCGAAGAAAGACGTGATAGCCTGCGAAAAGCTCCGGGGAGGCGGCAAATATCCTGTGATCCGGAGATGTCTGAATGGGGAAACCCACTTACCATAAGGTAGGTATTGCAACATGAATACATAGTGTTGCAAGGCGAACGAGGGGAAGTGAAACATCTCAGTACCCTTAGGAAAAGAAATCAATTGAGATTCCCTCAGTAGCGGCGAGCGAAAGGGGAAGAGCCCATTAAGTCATATAAGTTCTAGTGGAACGCTCTGGGAAGTGCGACCGTAGACGGTGATAGTCCTGTACACGAAAGGGCTTATATGATGATGTCGAGTAGGGCGAGGCACGTGAAACCTTGTCTGAATATGGGGGGACCATCCTCCAAGGCTAAATACTCCTGACTGACCGATAGTGAACCAGTACCGTGAGGGAAAGGCGAAAAGAACCCCTGTGAGGGGAGTGAAATAGATCCTGAAACCGCATGCATACAAGCAGTGGGAGCCGACTTGTTCGGTGACTGCGTACCTTTTGTATAATGGGTCAGCGACTTATATTCAGTAGCGAGGTTAACCGAATAGGGGAGCCGTAGGGAAACCGAGTCTTAATAGGGCGTTTAGTTGCTGGGTATAGACCCGAAACCAGGTGATCTATCCATGAGCAGGTTGAAGGTTGGGTAACACTAACTGGAGGACCGAACCCACTGTCGTTGAAAAGCCAGGGGATGACTTGTGGATAGGGGTGAAAGGCTAATCAAACTTGGTGATAGCTGGTTCTCCCCGAAAGCTATTTAGGTAGCGCCTCGGACGAATACCATTGGGGGTAGAGCACTGTTTCGGCTAGGGGGTCATCCCGACTTACCAAACCGATGCAAACTCCGAATACCAATGAGTACTATCCGGGAGACAGACTGCGGGTGCTAACGTCCGTAGTCAAGAGGAAAACAATCCAGACCGCCAGCTAAGGCCCCAAAATTATAGTTAAGTGGGAAACGATGTGGGAAGGCATAGACAGCTAGGAGGTTGGCTTAGAAGCAGCCACCCTTTAAAGAAAGCGTAATAGCTCACTAGTCGAGTCGGCCTGCGCGGAAGATGTAACGGGGCTAAAACTATATGCCGAAGCTGCGGATGCATAATTTATTATGCGTGGTAGGGGAGCGTTCTGTAAGCCGATGAAGGTGGATTGAGAAGTCTGCTGGAGGTATCAGAAGTGCGAATGCTGACGTGAGTAACGACAATGCGAGTGAAAAACTCGCACGCTGAAAGACCAAGGGTTCCAGTCCAACGTTAATCGGGGCTGGGTGAGTCGACCCCTAAGGCGAGGCCGAGAGGCGTAGTCGATGGGAAATTGGTTAATATTCCAATACTTCTGTGTAATGCGATGAGAGGACGGAGAAGGTTAAGTCAGCCTGGCGTTGGTTGTCCAGGTGGAAGGTTGTAGGCATGTATCTTAGGCAAATCCGGGGTACTCTATGCTGAGAACTGATAGCAAGCTGTACTTGTACAGTGAAGTGGCTGATACCATGCTTCCAGGAAAAGTCTCTAAGCTTCAGTTACACAGGAATCGTACCCGAAACCGACACAGGTGGTCAGGTCGAGTAGACCAAAGCGCTTGAGAGAACTCTGCTGAAGGAACTAGGCAAAATGGTACCGTAACTTCGGGAGAAGGTACGCTGTTGTCTGTGATAGGACTTGCTCCTTGAGCGGCCGACAGCCTCAGAAACCAGGCCCCTGCAACTGTTTATTAAAAACATAGCACTCTGCAAACACGAAAGTGGACGTATAGGGTGTGATGCCTGCCCGGTGCTGGAAGGTTAATTGATGGGGTTAGCGTAAGCGAAGCTCTTGATCGAAGCCCCAGTAAACGGCGGCCGTAACTATAACGGTCCTAAGGTAGCGAAATTCCTTGTCGGGTAAGTTCCGACCTGCACGAATGGCATAATGATGGGGGCGCTGTCTCCAGCAGAGACTCAGTGAAATCGAATTCGCCGTGAAGATGCGGTGTACCCGCGGCTAGACGGAAAGACCCCGTGAACCTTTACTGCAGCTTGACATTGAACTTTGATCTTACTTGTGTAGGATAGGTGGGAGGCTTTGAAGTCGCGACGCTAGTTGCGATGGAGCCGTCCTTGAAATACCACCCTGGTAATATTGAGGTTCTAACTCTGTCCCGTTATCCGGGACGAGGACCATGTCTGGTGGGTAGTTTGACTGGGGCGGTCTCCTCCTAAAGAGTAACGGAGGAGTACGAAGGTGCGCTCAGCGTGGTCGGAAATCACGCGTAGAGTATAAAGGCAAAAGCGCGCTTAACTGCGAGACCCACAAGTCGAGCAGGTACGAAAGTAGGTCTTAGTGATCCGGTGGTTCTGTATGGAAGGGCCATCGCTCAACGGATAAAAGGTACTCTGGGGATAACAGGCTGATACCGCCCAAGAGTTCATATCGACGGCGGTGTTTGGCACCTCGATGTCGGCTCATCTCATCCTGGGGCTGAAGCAGGTCCCAAGGGTATGGCTGTTCGCCATTTAAAGAGGTACGCGAGCTGGGTTTAGAACGTCGTGAGACAGTTCGGTCCCTATCTACCGTGGGCGTTGGAAATTTGAGAGGATCTGCTCCTAGTACGAGAGGACCAGAGTGGACGAACCTCTGGTGTACCGGTTGTCACGCCAGTGGCATCGCCGGGTAGCTATGTTCGGAAGGGATAACCGCTGAAAGCATCTAAGCGGGAAGCCTACCTCAAGATAAGATTTCCCCGAGACTTTATGTCTCCTAAAGAGCCGTTGAAGACTACGACGTTGATAGGTTGGATGTGGAAGCATAGTGATATGTGAAGCTGACCAATACTAATTGCTCGTGAGGCTTGACTATACAACACCCAAACAGTTGTTGTACGAACTTCGAAAGAAGTGAGGATCAATTGATTCGATATTAAGCAAAACAGCTTGATTTAGTGAACGCTAAAGAACAAAATACCCAACTCAGATATATCTGTTAATGAACGATGTTCAAAACACTGTTTTGAACGAGTGCAAGATTTGGAAAAAGCATTGGCATACACTGAAAAGTGACTAAATAAGACCAAAGCAAGTATCCATAAACAGTTGTGCTGGCGACCATAGCAAGAGTGAACCACCTGATCCCTTCCCGAACTCAGAAGTGAAACCTCTTAGCGCTGATGGTAGTGTGGGGTTACCCATGTGAGAGTAAGTCATCGCCAGCTCATTATTCGAAAATCCCCCTCCGCTAAGGCAGAGGGGGATTTTTTTGTGCGTGGAATTTTAGATAAGATATTTAACATATCTATATCTCAAAGTTGATCAGATTCTTCTGAGACAGAGAATTCCTGTTAATTTGTTTGACCTATTGGGATCTCTGTAAAACTAGCGCTATAAGAGTTTACAAGCTGATCTTATAAACCTTACAAAATAAAAAACCAGCGAATCGCTGGTTTTTTATTGCAGACTATTTTAGCCAAACACGCGCATTACGGCTGCGATTAATACCCAAAGAATGACAATCGCCACGATGGGTTCAACAATCTTTGCCCATGTTGGGGTATTGATAACAATGACTTCTTCGACATCTTGATGCTGCTGATTCTGGCTTACCATTTGATTAAACTCCTTCATTGATGCTTCCAATGATAGCTCTTCTTGCACAATTGGTTTAGAGCCTTTGAGTTCTGTTAGCTTGTTTGTTGTCCAAACCCAATCATCTGCTTGACCAGATAAATGTTCAATTTGCCCGGTCAGTAATTCCTGAATGCTATGGATATTATGGTTGCCGGTATCATGCAGTTGTTTTAATTCAATAAGCTGTAAATGAAAAATTTCTGAAGTGCTGTGCTCAAGCTGGGCTCGATCCAGAGTGGATTGATTTTCCGGACTGGTAGCGAGATGACGCACGATTTCCAGGATATATAATTCATCAGGATGATTGATTTCATTATAAATTTTTTGTGGGTTATGACGCCATTCAGTAATAAGTTTTCCTAAAGTTAAGGCATTGATTTCTGATATATATTTTCGTCTTTCTTCTTTTGTATATTCTTTTAGAAGCTCAGGCTTTTGAGTCTCTATCTGTTCAACAAAATATTGTACTAAATCAAAAGCCATTCACTTGCTCCATTATTTTTAATCTAATAGTCTTAAAGTCGGTTTTTTCTTTGGTTGTTCAGTTTGTTCTTCAGTGCTTGATTTTAAAGCATCTTCATCATTTTGTGTATGCTCATATTCACCTGGATCAAAGAATAAACCTTGACCATTTTCACGTGCATAAATACCGAGTACTGCTGCCATAGGCACATAAATATCACGAGAAACGCCACCAAAGCGAGCCGAGAAGCTAATGGCATCATTGCTCATATGCAGCGCATGCACGGCA from Acinetobacter lwoffii encodes the following:
- a CDS encoding ClpXP protease specificity-enhancing factor — encoded protein: MSEQEFNLSPTRPYMARAIYEWVCDNNMTPYLLVDATRPNTMVPEQFIKDGQIVLNIVPHAVHALHMSNDAISFSARFGGVSRDIYVPMAAVLGIYARENGQGLFFDPGEYEHTQNDEDALKSSTEEQTEQPKKKPTLRLLD